Proteins encoded within one genomic window of Xylophilus sp. GOD-11R:
- a CDS encoding MgtC/SapB family protein, with protein MLAHSEMLLRLLVAAALGSLVGFERERLLWAAGIRTHMLVCVGSCLFMVVSAFGFADVLVGEHVVLDPSRAAAQVVSGIGFLGAGAILARGEVVRGLTTAASIWTVAAIGLAVGGGLYFPATAATLVILGILAGVKPLEEMYRARSQSCRLHITARHGALNPDLLEATLQVRPAQLRRFLVTVQQGGALDDITVVLARVSSSEIVRISGQLARIDGVEAVEAVDVVSRDGGRGAQAS; from the coding sequence ATGCTCGCCCACTCGGAAATGCTTCTGCGCCTGCTGGTGGCCGCGGCCCTCGGCAGCCTGGTCGGCTTCGAGCGCGAACGCCTGCTGTGGGCCGCGGGCATCCGCACCCACATGCTGGTGTGTGTCGGCTCCTGCCTCTTCATGGTGGTGTCGGCCTTCGGATTCGCCGACGTGCTGGTCGGCGAGCACGTGGTGCTGGACCCCTCGCGCGCGGCGGCCCAGGTGGTGTCGGGCATCGGCTTTCTCGGCGCCGGCGCGATCCTGGCGCGGGGCGAGGTGGTGCGCGGGCTGACCACGGCGGCGAGCATCTGGACGGTGGCCGCCATCGGTCTGGCGGTCGGCGGCGGGCTCTATTTTCCGGCGACCGCGGCCACGCTGGTGATCCTGGGCATCCTTGCCGGCGTGAAACCGCTCGAGGAGATGTACCGCGCGCGCAGCCAGAGCTGCCGGCTGCACATCACGGCGCGCCACGGCGCGCTCAACCCCGATCTGCTGGAGGCCACGCTGCAGGTGCGGCCGGCGCAGCTGCGCCGCTTTCTGGTGACGGTGCAGCAGGGCGGCGCACTCGACGACATCACGGTGGTGCTCGCCCGGGTGTCCTCGTCGGAGATCGTGCGCATCAGCGGGCAGCTGGCCCGGATCGACGGTGTGGAGGCGGTGGAGGCGGTGGACGTGGTGTCGCGCGATGGCGGGCGCGGCGCGCAGGCGAGCTGA
- a CDS encoding SlyX family protein → MTSDSAPPEPASVSAERRLEEVEIKLAYTEDLIDELNLALYRQQQQIDALIGQVAALRQQAPEAGGAPRSPQDDLPPHY, encoded by the coding sequence ATGACCTCCGATTCCGCACCGCCAGAGCCCGCCAGCGTCTCCGCCGAAAGGCGTCTGGAGGAAGTCGAGATCAAGCTCGCCTACACCGAAGACCTGATCGACGAGCTCAACCTCGCGCTCTACCGGCAACAGCAGCAGATCGACGCCCTCATCGGCCAGGTCGCCGCCTTGCGGCAGCAGGCGCCGGAGGCCGGTGGCGCGCCGCGCAGCCCGCAGGACGACCTGCCGCCGCACTACTGA
- a CDS encoding DUF2325 domain-containing protein — protein MLTPPPFKFATAPGSAHYQRLADQGAACCDADAAAPAPAGQATARPGRLKLADLDTNFQCSIIGTCLSTAALRKLMSRFIHVEGIADLDIHHEAVWLASQPCPASKALHKALDRQHESTLLRFSRIGDTVELLALWDAALRSGDIPGAYWAVLTHRHATTEVRSKVFGDVHMLSHLVGAANRADIRRLVALEQANGELRQQVEHYQERHIAREQALASLQQSLSEAHRSLEEARQGAPAAPAPRALRDPVAAAGEQVALQTQRREAAEQAAASAQAAAATLAEEAAYLRRHAGELAAELEAAEAQLRELAGDPQDDAGTTTNAHHRLDGRRILYVGGRPSSTPSIRALVERHGGVFRHHDGGLEDRKGLLSASVAWAELVVFPVDCVDHDSVGQLKRLCARQGIEFRPLRSAGLGSFAAALGAPSRASAPQAADTDRRHPCPRHG, from the coding sequence ATGCTGACGCCACCACCTTTCAAGTTCGCCACCGCCCCGGGTTCTGCCCACTACCAGCGCTTGGCCGACCAGGGCGCGGCCTGCTGCGATGCCGACGCGGCCGCTCCCGCGCCCGCCGGGCAAGCGACGGCCCGCCCCGGCCGGCTGAAGCTGGCCGACCTGGACACCAATTTCCAGTGCTCGATCATCGGCACCTGCCTGTCGACCGCCGCGCTGCGCAAGCTGATGTCGCGCTTCATCCATGTCGAGGGCATCGCCGACCTCGACATCCACCATGAAGCCGTGTGGCTGGCGTCGCAGCCCTGCCCGGCATCGAAGGCGCTGCACAAGGCGCTGGACCGCCAGCACGAATCGACGCTGCTGCGCTTCTCGCGCATCGGCGACACGGTGGAACTGCTCGCACTCTGGGACGCCGCCCTGCGCAGCGGCGACATCCCCGGTGCCTATTGGGCGGTGCTGACCCACCGACACGCCACGACCGAGGTGCGCAGCAAGGTCTTCGGCGACGTGCACATGCTGTCGCACCTGGTCGGCGCGGCCAACCGGGCCGACATCCGGCGCCTGGTCGCGCTGGAGCAGGCCAACGGCGAACTGCGCCAGCAGGTGGAGCATTACCAGGAACGGCACATCGCCCGCGAGCAGGCCTTGGCGAGCCTGCAGCAGTCGCTGTCCGAGGCCCACCGCTCGCTGGAGGAGGCGCGGCAAGGCGCCCCTGCCGCCCCGGCACCCCGGGCGCTGCGCGACCCGGTCGCGGCGGCCGGCGAACAGGTCGCGCTGCAGACCCAGCGACGCGAGGCGGCGGAGCAGGCGGCGGCGAGCGCACAGGCCGCCGCGGCCACCCTGGCGGAAGAAGCCGCCTACCTGCGCCGGCACGCGGGCGAACTCGCCGCCGAACTCGAAGCGGCCGAAGCCCAGCTGCGCGAACTCGCCGGCGACCCGCAAGACGACGCCGGCACCACCACGAACGCTCACCACCGGCTGGACGGCCGGCGCATCCTCTACGTGGGCGGCCGGCCGAGCTCGACGCCCTCCATCCGCGCGCTGGTGGAGCGCCACGGCGGCGTTTTTCGCCACCACGACGGCGGCCTGGAAGACCGCAAGGGCCTGCTGTCGGCCAGCGTCGCCTGGGCGGAACTGGTGGTGTTTCCGGTGGACTGCGTCGACCACGACTCCGTCGGCCAGCTCAAGCGGCTGTGCGCCCGGCAGGGCATCGAGTTCCGGCCGCTGCGCAGCGCGGGCCTCGGCAGCTTCGCCGCTGCGCTGGGAGCGCCCTCGCGCGCGTCCGCGCCGCAGGCGGCGGATACCGATCGCCGCCATCCCTGCCCCCGGCACGGCTGA
- the tsaA gene encoding tRNA (N6-threonylcarbamoyladenosine(37)-N6)-methyltransferase TrmO, protein MTSNAPDIVSRPIGHVRSPFDDTVGMPIQTAGSPDARASLEVLPEFAAGLRDIEGFEYLFLITHLHRGTREPLEVVPFLDDASHGVFATRSPARPNRLGLSIVRLLTVEGAVLHFAGNDMVDGTPVLDIKPYVPAFDVRHTDRTGWFAPQLGRLPAMRSDDRMA, encoded by the coding sequence ATGACTTCGAACGCTCCCGACATCGTCTCCCGCCCCATCGGCCACGTACGCAGCCCCTTCGACGACACCGTGGGCATGCCGATCCAGACCGCCGGCTCGCCCGATGCCCGGGCATCGCTCGAGGTGCTGCCGGAGTTCGCAGCCGGCCTGCGCGACATCGAGGGATTCGAGTACCTTTTCCTCATCACCCACCTGCACCGCGGCACCCGCGAGCCGCTCGAAGTGGTGCCGTTTCTCGACGACGCATCGCACGGCGTGTTCGCCACCCGCTCGCCGGCGCGGCCCAACCGCCTCGGCCTGTCGATCGTGCGGCTGCTGACGGTCGAAGGCGCGGTCTTGCACTTCGCCGGCAACGACATGGTGGACGGCACGCCGGTACTCGACATCAAACCCTACGTGCCTGCCTTCGACGTGCGGCACACCGATCGCACCGGCTGGTTCGCTCCGCAACTCGGTCGCTTGCCGGCCATGCGTTCCGACGACCGCATGGCCTGA
- a CDS encoding AraC family transcriptional regulator — protein MAALLLRLAPAEGYTATTVPGVRLLRSNRPLQTTPVLYEPGIVFVCQGRKTGFWGDRRYVYDAQHYLAVAVPVPFTMETEASAEEPLLAVYLGLDLALVAELTSQLDGLLGAPQAAPATMLSTPIDDTLADAVLRLLQALASPVESAILAPGIVREICFRVLCGEQGHALRAALSGTGRVARIGRAVRRIHTAYREPLQIDALAGEADMSVSTFHLHFRQVTDSSPLQYLKSIRLHKARLLMLRENMTAAAAAARVGYESPSQFGREFKRLFGRSPALETDRLRGAYAMPAMPWAEDWVSSH, from the coding sequence ATGGCCGCGTTGCTGCTGCGGCTCGCGCCGGCCGAGGGCTACACCGCCACCACGGTGCCGGGCGTGCGCCTGCTGCGTTCGAACCGTCCGCTGCAGACCACGCCGGTGCTCTACGAGCCGGGCATCGTCTTCGTCTGCCAGGGCCGCAAGACCGGCTTCTGGGGTGACCGTCGCTATGTGTACGACGCCCAGCACTACCTCGCGGTGGCGGTGCCGGTGCCCTTCACCATGGAGACCGAGGCCAGCGCCGAGGAACCGCTGCTGGCGGTCTACCTCGGCCTCGATCTCGCGCTGGTCGCCGAGCTCACGTCGCAGCTCGACGGCCTGCTCGGCGCGCCGCAGGCCGCGCCCGCCACGATGCTCTCGACGCCGATCGACGACACCCTGGCCGACGCCGTGCTGCGCCTGCTGCAGGCGCTGGCCTCGCCGGTGGAGTCGGCGATCCTCGCGCCGGGCATCGTGCGCGAGATCTGCTTTCGGGTGCTTTGCGGCGAACAGGGCCACGCCCTGCGCGCGGCCCTGTCGGGCACCGGCCGCGTCGCCCGCATCGGCCGGGCGGTGCGCCGCATCCACACCGCCTACCGCGAGCCGCTGCAGATCGACGCGCTCGCCGGCGAAGCCGACATGAGCGTGTCGACCTTCCACCTGCACTTCCGCCAGGTCACCGACAGCTCGCCGCTGCAATACCTCAAGTCGATCCGGCTGCACAAGGCGCGGCTGCTGATGCTGCGCGAGAACATGACGGCCGCCGCCGCGGCCGCGCGCGTCGGCTACGAGAGCCCGTCGCAGTTCGGCCGCGAGTTCAAGCGGCTGTTCGGCCGCAGCCCGGCGCTGGAGACCGACCGGCTGCGCGGCGCCTATGCGATGCCGGCGATGCCCTGGGCCGAGGACTGGGTGTCGTCGCACTGA
- a CDS encoding oxidoreductase: MNTSRLFLITGVSSGFGRAIATEAIRQGHTVVGTVRDEAGCQAFEAQHAERAHARRFDVTQVDGAAALVAEVERGIGAIDVLINNAGYGHEGVLEESPLDAMRRQFEVNVFGAVALARAVMPGMRTRRRGHIVNITSMGGYLTMPGIGYYCGSKFALEGLSGVMAQEMKPFGVAVTAVAPGSFRTDWAGRSMVRSTRTIADYDALFDPVREARQQKHGRQLGDPAKAAAAILELVGLQDPPAQLLLGSDALELVRRRLQDLQAGIAAHEALSRSTDFAEPAAP, translated from the coding sequence ATGAACACATCACGCCTCTTTCTCATCACCGGCGTCAGCAGCGGCTTCGGCCGCGCCATCGCCACCGAGGCCATCCGCCAGGGCCACACCGTCGTCGGCACGGTGCGCGACGAAGCCGGATGCCAGGCCTTCGAGGCGCAGCATGCCGAGCGCGCACATGCCCGGCGCTTCGACGTCACCCAAGTCGACGGAGCGGCCGCGCTGGTGGCCGAGGTCGAGCGCGGCATCGGCGCCATCGACGTGCTGATCAACAACGCCGGCTACGGCCACGAAGGCGTTCTGGAGGAATCGCCGCTCGACGCGATGCGCCGGCAGTTCGAGGTGAACGTGTTCGGCGCGGTGGCGCTCGCCAGGGCGGTCATGCCCGGCATGCGCACGCGCCGGCGCGGACACATCGTCAACATCACCTCGATGGGCGGCTACCTCACCATGCCGGGCATCGGCTACTACTGCGGCAGCAAGTTCGCGCTGGAAGGCCTCTCGGGCGTGATGGCGCAGGAGATGAAGCCCTTCGGCGTGGCGGTCACCGCCGTCGCGCCCGGGTCGTTCCGCACCGACTGGGCCGGTCGCTCCATGGTGCGCTCCACACGCACCATCGCCGACTACGACGCGCTGTTCGACCCGGTGCGCGAGGCACGGCAACAAAAGCACGGCCGGCAACTGGGCGACCCGGCCAAGGCGGCCGCGGCCATCCTGGAACTGGTCGGCCTGCAGGATCCGCCCGCGCAGCTGCTGCTGGGCAGCGACGCGCTGGAACTGGTGCGGCGCCGCCTGCAGGATCTGCAGGCCGGCATCGCGGCCCACGAGGCCCTGAGCCGGTCCACCGACTTCGCCGAGCCGGCCGCGCCGTGA
- a CDS encoding LysR substrate-binding domain-containing protein has protein sequence MRHRIPSTTALRVFEVAARQLSCTVAASELCMTQGAVSKQLRALEEAVEVPLFIRVNRGLVLTDLGHWYLQRITPLLASLAEASEQLALMHAPRTSLTLRMPHILGDRWLLPRFAAFQQAHPDIDVQFTNQISGGGISPSQADGEFRFGGGSWPGCEADYLFGRDMVAVMSPTLRLRCAAALERREFDSFALLEHFEVPHAWTELQQALGQPAIRPGRTIRYEFYSTLLKAATMDMGLALVPRVLVEEELARGDLVQVLTGGWQSRLGYYFVLAGARRHEPALGTFRHWLREQATQTLSAGQAHRAA, from the coding sequence ATGCGCCACCGCATTCCCTCCACCACCGCCCTGCGTGTGTTCGAAGTCGCCGCCCGCCAGCTCAGCTGCACCGTGGCGGCCAGCGAGCTCTGCATGACGCAGGGCGCGGTCAGCAAGCAACTGCGGGCGCTGGAGGAGGCGGTGGAAGTGCCCTTGTTCATCCGGGTCAATCGCGGCCTGGTGCTGACCGACCTCGGCCACTGGTACCTGCAGCGCATCACGCCCTTGCTGGCCTCGCTGGCCGAGGCGTCGGAGCAGCTGGCGCTGATGCATGCGCCGCGCACCTCGCTCACCCTGCGCATGCCGCACATCCTGGGCGACCGCTGGCTGCTGCCCCGTTTCGCGGCGTTCCAGCAGGCCCATCCCGACATCGACGTGCAGTTCACCAACCAGATCTCCGGGGGCGGCATTTCGCCGTCGCAGGCCGATGGCGAATTCCGTTTCGGCGGCGGCAGCTGGCCGGGTTGCGAGGCCGACTACCTGTTCGGCCGCGACATGGTGGCGGTGATGTCGCCGACGCTGCGCCTGCGGTGCGCGGCCGCGCTGGAGCGACGCGAGTTCGATTCGTTCGCGCTGCTGGAGCATTTCGAGGTGCCCCACGCCTGGACCGAACTGCAGCAGGCCCTGGGCCAGCCGGCCATCCGGCCGGGCCGGACCATCCGCTACGAGTTCTATTCGACCCTGCTCAAGGCCGCGACGATGGACATGGGCCTGGCGCTGGTGCCGCGGGTGCTGGTGGAAGAAGAGCTTGCGCGCGGCGACCTGGTGCAGGTGCTCACCGGCGGCTGGCAGAGCCGGCTGGGCTATTACTTCGTGCTGGCCGGCGCTCGCCGCCACGAGCCGGCGCTCGGCACCTTCCGGCACTGGCTGCGCGAGCAGGCGACGCAGACGCTGAGCGCCGGCCAGGCGCATCGCGCGGCGTGA
- a CDS encoding transporter substrate-binding domain-containing protein encodes MRAYRRHTLFGLLAAIALCGASAQAQNQLEDIQKAKVLRVGIPTDFAPYGFVGPDLKPQGLDIDMAQYIADKLGVKLEMLSISTQNRIPYLQTHKADLVIYSLGKTPEREKVIDFSAAYAPYYIAVYGPRSMAVKSPQDMVGKTVATNRGTTDDIEVTKVALPGTEIRRFEGNDATIGAFVAGQTQLISTGSPAAEVVKQRNPQLGLEVKLTLKTSPCFVGIAKGEDSLRARVNDIIAEARRSGVVERLSQKWLGLAAGDLPL; translated from the coding sequence ATGCGAGCCTACCGACGCCATACCCTCTTCGGCCTCCTTGCCGCGATCGCCCTGTGCGGCGCCAGCGCCCAGGCGCAAAACCAGCTGGAAGACATCCAGAAGGCCAAAGTGCTGCGGGTGGGGATCCCGACCGATTTCGCGCCCTACGGCTTCGTCGGCCCCGACCTGAAACCGCAAGGCCTGGACATCGACATGGCCCAGTACATCGCCGACAAGCTCGGCGTGAAGCTCGAAATGCTGAGCATCAGCACCCAGAACCGCATCCCCTACCTGCAGACCCACAAGGCCGATCTGGTGATCTATTCACTGGGCAAGACACCCGAGCGGGAAAAGGTGATCGACTTCTCCGCGGCCTACGCGCCGTATTACATCGCGGTGTACGGCCCCCGCTCGATGGCGGTGAAATCGCCGCAGGACATGGTGGGCAAGACCGTCGCGACCAACCGCGGGACCACCGACGACATCGAGGTGACCAAGGTGGCGCTGCCGGGCACCGAGATCCGGCGCTTCGAGGGCAACGACGCCACCATCGGCGCCTTCGTCGCCGGCCAGACCCAGCTCATCTCCACCGGCTCGCCGGCCGCCGAGGTGGTGAAGCAGCGCAATCCGCAACTGGGCCTGGAGGTCAAGCTCACGCTCAAGACCTCGCCGTGCTTCGTCGGCATCGCCAAGGGCGAGGACAGCCTGCGCGCTAGGGTCAACGACATCATCGCCGAGGCGCGGCGCAGCGGCGTGGTGGAACGCCTGTCGCAAAAATGGCTGGGACTGGCGGCAGGCGATCTGCCGCTGTAG
- a CDS encoding aldehyde dehydrogenase family protein: MWTCPFGGCKRSGNGREGGGQGLAEYLEVKATLGYAACL; encoded by the coding sequence ATGTGGACGTGCCCTTTCGGCGGCTGCAAGCGATCGGGCAACGGCCGCGAGGGCGGCGGGCAGGGCCTTGCCGAATACCTGGAAGTGAAGGCCACGCTCGGCTACGCGGCCTGCCTCTGA
- a CDS encoding (2Fe-2S)-binding protein: MDTRVHSPAAALGDSGIPITLQLNGFSHTARVEPWVTLLDLLREEAHLTGTKKGCDHGQCGACTVLLDGKRVNSCLQLAVSVDGSAVQTIEGLAESGEGGGLDPLQQAFMDHDAFQCGYCTPGQICSARGLIAEGKARTREEVRELMSGNLCRCGAYTNITDAVMSVLQREGLAK; the protein is encoded by the coding sequence ATGGACACCCGCGTGCATTCGCCCGCCGCCGCCCTCGGCGACAGCGGCATTCCCATCACCCTGCAACTCAACGGCTTCTCCCACACCGCCCGGGTCGAGCCCTGGGTCACGCTGCTGGACCTGCTGCGCGAGGAAGCGCATCTCACCGGCACCAAGAAGGGTTGCGACCACGGCCAGTGCGGCGCCTGCACCGTGCTGCTCGACGGCAAGCGGGTCAACAGCTGCCTGCAGCTCGCGGTGTCGGTCGACGGCAGCGCCGTGCAGACCATCGAGGGCCTGGCCGAATCCGGCGAGGGCGGCGGGCTCGATCCGCTGCAGCAGGCTTTCATGGACCACGACGCCTTCCAGTGCGGCTACTGCACGCCGGGCCAGATCTGCTCGGCACGCGGCCTGATCGCCGAGGGCAAGGCCCGCACCCGCGAGGAAGTGCGCGAACTGATGAGCGGCAACCTCTGCCGCTGCGGCGCCTACACCAACATCACCGACGCGGTGATGTCGGTGCTCCAGCGGGAAGGACTCGCCAAATGA
- a CDS encoding xanthine dehydrogenase family protein subunit M, translating to MNRFEYARAADAGEAVRLASGSAMRFLAGGTNLVDLLKENVERPTKVIDIRRLPLAGITATDDGGLRLGALATNADTAWHPEVEARYPLLSSAILAGASPQLRNAATNGGNLNQRTRCYYFYDTAAACNKREPGSGCSAIGGVTRIHAILGSSEACIATHPSDMCVALAALEATVRVQGPSGERSIAFADYHRLPGDDPSRDNQLADGELVTAIDLPAEGYATHYTYLKLRDRLSYAFALVSVAVGLRLDEAGRIVTGRVALGGVAHKPWREPRAEALLEGQAPSQALFLQVADSLLLGAVGRGGNDFKIELARKAIVRALRQAAAGTPQSQTDKRVA from the coding sequence ATGAACCGCTTCGAATACGCCCGCGCCGCCGATGCCGGCGAAGCGGTGCGGCTCGCCTCGGGCAGCGCCATGCGCTTTCTGGCCGGCGGCACCAACCTGGTCGATCTGCTCAAGGAAAACGTCGAGCGACCGACCAAGGTGATCGACATCCGGCGTCTGCCGCTGGCTGGCATCACCGCCACGGACGATGGCGGCCTGCGTCTGGGAGCACTGGCGACCAATGCCGACACCGCCTGGCATCCGGAGGTGGAAGCGCGTTATCCACTGCTGTCCTCGGCGATCCTGGCCGGCGCCAGCCCGCAGCTGCGCAACGCCGCCACCAACGGCGGCAACCTCAACCAGCGCACCCGCTGCTACTACTTCTACGACACGGCCGCCGCGTGCAACAAGCGCGAGCCCGGTTCCGGCTGCTCGGCCATCGGTGGGGTGACCCGCATCCACGCGATCCTGGGCAGCAGCGAAGCCTGCATCGCCACCCATCCATCGGACATGTGCGTCGCGCTCGCCGCCCTGGAAGCCACGGTGCGGGTGCAGGGGCCGTCGGGCGAGCGCTCGATCGCCTTCGCCGACTACCACCGACTGCCCGGCGACGATCCCTCTCGCGACAACCAGCTTGCCGACGGCGAACTGGTGACCGCCATCGACCTGCCAGCCGAGGGTTATGCCACCCACTACACCTACCTGAAGCTCCGCGACCGGCTTTCGTACGCGTTCGCGCTGGTGTCGGTCGCCGTTGGCCTGCGCCTGGACGAGGCCGGCCGCATCGTCACCGGCCGCGTCGCGCTGGGCGGTGTGGCGCACAAGCCCTGGCGCGAGCCCCGGGCCGAAGCGCTGCTCGAAGGCCAGGCGCCGTCGCAGGCGCTGTTCCTGCAGGTGGCCGACAGCCTCCTGCTCGGCGCGGTGGGCCGGGGCGGCAATGACTTCAAGATCGAACTGGCCCGCAAGGCCATCGTGCGGGCGTTGCGTCAGGCAGCCGCCGGCACGCCCCAATCGCAGACCGACAAACGGGTGGCATGA
- a CDS encoding xanthine dehydrogenase family protein molybdopterin-binding subunit has protein sequence MSDIFSNPSSVRIGDAFNRVDGLVKVTGRAKYAAEYAAPELLYGWVVSSDIAVGRIVSIDEVAARAVPGVVEVISHANRPHLAWLDHSYADEVSVPGSPFRALYDDKIVFSGQPIALVVAGSLEAARDAAALLRVTYEQDRHNTDFDVALAGKYEPKKKRSTYLPPKPRGDAQAAFDAAPLQHTAEYRLPAHFHNPMEMHATTVVWEGGGKITVHDKTQGAQNVQGYLSSVFGFSKDDIRVLNPYVGGAFGSGLRPQYQVYLATLAAKMLERSVRVVLTRQQMFTHVHRPEAVQTVSLATDDSGLLQAIVNDATTATSRFEDYMEVVCNWGLMNYRCQNASAQYTLAAMDTYTPGDMRAPGAATGMTLFEIAIDEMAYRAGLDPLAFRRLNYSDIDAMNEKPYTSKALRQAYDQGAERFGWDARSAEPRSMRDGTELVGWGMATGMWDAMFMKTSARARLQANGELEISTAGADIGTGTYTVMAQVASDTLGIALDKIHARLGDSDLPASPVEGGSWMAASAGAAVQLACQAIGKQLLAAAEDMPGRPLGKVQLEELVFADGRMSVKDDPSRSLAIAEVLAASGKDVLEAEETAKPGVGDLVSQMKKARNTHSAIFAEVKVDEELGVMRLTRIVCAVAAGRIINPKTARSQILGGVVMGVGMALHEEALMDHRLGRVMNHSFAEYHVSVNADIESIEVIFVDEPDPEVTPLGVKGLGEIGIVGTAAAVANAIFHATGKRVRELPVTIDKLL, from the coding sequence ATGAGCGACATCTTTTCCAACCCTTCCAGCGTGCGCATCGGCGACGCCTTCAATCGGGTCGACGGCCTGGTCAAGGTGACCGGTCGTGCGAAATATGCCGCCGAATACGCTGCCCCCGAGCTGCTCTACGGCTGGGTGGTGTCCTCCGACATCGCGGTCGGCCGCATCGTCTCCATCGACGAGGTCGCCGCCCGCGCGGTGCCCGGCGTCGTCGAGGTCATCAGCCACGCGAACCGGCCGCACCTGGCCTGGCTCGATCACAGCTATGCCGACGAAGTCTCGGTCCCGGGCTCGCCCTTCCGGGCGCTCTACGACGACAAGATCGTCTTCAGCGGCCAGCCGATCGCGCTGGTGGTGGCCGGCTCGCTGGAGGCCGCCCGTGACGCTGCCGCCTTGCTGCGGGTGACCTACGAGCAGGATCGCCACAACACCGATTTCGATGTGGCCCTGGCCGGCAAGTACGAGCCGAAGAAAAAGCGCAGCACCTACCTGCCTCCCAAGCCGCGCGGCGACGCGCAGGCGGCCTTCGACGCCGCCCCGCTGCAGCACACGGCCGAGTACCGCCTGCCGGCGCACTTCCACAACCCGATGGAAATGCACGCCACCACGGTGGTATGGGAGGGCGGCGGCAAGATCACGGTGCACGACAAGACCCAGGGCGCGCAGAACGTTCAGGGCTACCTGTCGTCGGTGTTCGGCTTTTCCAAGGACGACATCCGGGTGCTCAACCCTTACGTGGGTGGCGCTTTCGGCTCGGGATTGCGGCCGCAGTACCAGGTCTACCTGGCCACGCTGGCGGCCAAGATGCTCGAACGCTCGGTGCGGGTCGTGCTCACCCGGCAGCAGATGTTCACCCATGTGCACCGACCCGAGGCGGTGCAGACGGTGTCGCTGGCCACCGACGACAGCGGCCTGCTGCAGGCCATCGTCAACGACGCCACCACCGCCACCTCGCGCTTCGAGGACTACATGGAGGTCGTCTGCAACTGGGGCCTGATGAACTACCGCTGCCAGAACGCGTCGGCCCAATACACCTTGGCCGCCATGGACACCTACACCCCCGGCGACATGCGCGCCCCGGGTGCGGCCACCGGCATGACGCTGTTCGAGATCGCGATCGACGAGATGGCCTACCGCGCCGGCCTCGACCCCTTGGCTTTTCGCCGCTTGAACTACTCCGACATCGACGCGATGAACGAGAAGCCCTACACCTCCAAGGCGCTGCGGCAAGCCTACGACCAGGGCGCCGAACGCTTCGGCTGGGACGCCCGCAGCGCCGAGCCACGCTCCATGCGCGACGGCACCGAGCTGGTCGGGTGGGGCATGGCCACCGGCATGTGGGACGCGATGTTCATGAAGACCAGCGCCCGTGCCCGGCTGCAGGCCAACGGCGAGCTGGAGATCTCCACGGCCGGCGCCGACATCGGTACCGGCACCTACACGGTGATGGCCCAGGTCGCGTCGGACACGCTGGGCATTGCGCTCGACAAGATCCATGCGCGCCTTGGCGACAGCGACCTGCCGGCCTCGCCAGTGGAGGGCGGCTCCTGGATGGCCGCATCGGCCGGCGCTGCGGTCCAGCTGGCGTGCCAGGCCATCGGCAAGCAATTGCTTGCTGCCGCCGAAGACATGCCGGGCCGCCCGCTCGGCAAGGTCCAACTCGAGGAACTGGTGTTCGCCGATGGGCGGATGTCGGTGAAGGACGATCCCTCCCGGTCGCTCGCCATCGCCGAGGTGCTGGCCGCCAGCGGCAAGGACGTGCTCGAAGCCGAGGAGACCGCCAAGCCCGGCGTGGGCGACCTGGTCAGCCAGATGAAGAAGGCCCGCAACACCCACAGCGCCATCTTCGCGGAGGTGAAGGTGGACGAAGAGCTGGGCGTCATGCGGCTCACCCGCATCGTCTGCGCGGTGGCGGCCGGCCGGATCATCAACCCCAAGACCGCGCGCAGCCAGATCCTCGGCGGCGTGGTCATGGGCGTCGGCATGGCGCTGCACGAGGAAGCCCTGATGGACCACCGCCTCGGCCGGGTCATGAACCACAGCTTCGCCGAATACCACGTGTCGGTGAACGCGGACATCGAATCGATCGAGGTGATCTTCGTCGACGAGCCCGATCCCGAGGTGACGCCGCTGGGCGTGAAGGGGCTGGGCGAGATCGGCATCGTCGGCACCGCCGCGGCAGTGGCCAACGCCATCTTCCACGCCACCGGCAAGCGGGTGCGCGAACTTCCCGTGACCATCGACAAACTGCTTTGA